In Sodalis ligni, a single genomic region encodes these proteins:
- a CDS encoding methyl-accepting chemotaxis protein — MKNISVRLALTGAISVFALMILAISCAGLFALTRSNDTTDFVHQADSRVILINDVYKDSARTRAGFALVYASLLKDGKAEPWIYKNIETTHGRMLANIQLFKGLPVMLSSDEAIKTELVESANALSQLLDKAEHLLQAGDVKSYYDINIQDIDKAGGRFSTSLEKYQKDTRETVNTLAQMRNSEYRQLLWTLAIVLFITLLIAITVLFLLRNIILRPLNYAIEQLDAVAEGDLTADIRVSSKNEIGRLLFAIKGMQQNLMRLVTQVRFGAEEINIGSREIAAGNTDLSSRTEAQASSLEETAASMEQLASNVKQNADNARQTSQLAANASQMAESGSKAVSEVVQTMNAISSSSSKISEIISVIDSIAFQTNILALNAAVEAARAGEQGKGFAVVASEVRTLAQRTASAAKEIKSLIEDSADKVNIGAGQVERAGATMHQLVSSVKHVTDTVAEISAASQEQSTGIDQVNLAVSQMDGVTQQNASLVEQSSAASASLMEQVRLLLETIHVFKLHEPKGRPEEVKPDITKVSPLPANKPAEKQNDTAGWETF; from the coding sequence ATGAAGAATATTTCAGTTCGACTTGCGTTGACCGGCGCAATTTCCGTTTTTGCGCTGATGATTTTGGCGATTTCCTGCGCAGGTCTGTTCGCGCTCACGCGCTCAAACGACACTACTGACTTTGTTCACCAGGCGGATAGCCGGGTAATTCTGATTAATGATGTCTACAAAGATTCTGCACGTACCCGTGCGGGTTTTGCCCTGGTCTATGCCAGCTTATTGAAAGATGGCAAAGCCGAACCCTGGATTTACAAAAACATCGAGACCACCCACGGGCGCATGCTGGCCAATATCCAACTATTCAAAGGCCTCCCCGTCATGCTCAGTAGCGACGAAGCTATAAAGACTGAACTGGTCGAGTCGGCGAATGCCTTGAGCCAGCTTCTCGACAAAGCGGAGCATTTGTTGCAGGCGGGGGACGTGAAAAGCTACTACGATATCAACATACAGGATATCGACAAAGCCGGAGGACGATTTTCCACATCGCTGGAGAAGTATCAGAAAGACACGCGTGAAACTGTAAACACGCTGGCGCAGATGAGAAACAGCGAATACCGCCAGTTGCTGTGGACGTTGGCAATCGTATTATTCATTACCCTGTTGATAGCCATTACCGTGCTGTTTTTATTGCGAAACATCATATTGCGGCCACTGAACTATGCCATCGAACAGCTCGATGCGGTGGCGGAAGGCGATTTAACCGCCGACATACGGGTATCAAGCAAAAACGAAATCGGTAGATTGCTCTTCGCCATTAAGGGAATGCAACAAAACCTGATGCGTCTGGTCACGCAAGTCCGCTTTGGCGCTGAAGAGATAAACATCGGCTCCAGAGAAATTGCGGCAGGCAACACAGACCTCTCGTCCCGCACAGAAGCACAGGCCTCTTCACTTGAAGAAACCGCCGCCTCGATGGAACAGCTCGCCTCCAACGTCAAGCAAAACGCCGATAATGCGCGACAGACCAGCCAACTCGCCGCCAATGCTTCCCAAATGGCCGAGTCCGGCAGCAAGGCTGTATCAGAAGTCGTCCAGACAATGAATGCGATTTCTTCCAGTTCCAGCAAAATTTCCGAGATTATCTCGGTAATCGATAGCATCGCTTTCCAGACCAATATACTGGCGCTAAATGCGGCGGTGGAGGCTGCACGCGCCGGAGAGCAAGGCAAGGGCTTCGCGGTGGTGGCAAGCGAAGTACGCACGCTGGCTCAACGCACCGCCTCCGCGGCCAAAGAGATCAAATCCCTCATAGAAGACTCCGCAGACAAGGTCAACATAGGCGCAGGGCAGGTGGAGCGCGCCGGTGCAACCATGCATCAACTCGTTTCGTCAGTGAAGCACGTCACTGACACCGTGGCGGAAATCTCGGCGGCATCACAGGAGCAATCTACCGGTATCGACCAGGTCAACCTCGCGGTTTCGCAGATGGACGGGGTAACGCAGCAGAATGCCTCGCTGGTGGAACAGTCCTCAGCGGCCAGCGCCTCGCTGATGGAGCAGGTACGCCTGCTGCTTGAAACTATTCATGTGTTCAAATTACATGAACCGAAAGGCAGGCCAGAGGAGGTCAAACCAGACATAACTAAAGTATCGCCTCTTCCCGCCAATAAGCCTGCTGAGAAACAAAACGACACTGCCGGCTGGGAAACATTCTGA
- a CDS encoding VOC family protein, whose translation MKIAHVALWTRHLEAQVAFWQRTFGGISNERYVSKNRAGFESHFITLLGGPTIELMTLPELPAAPEHPEFVGWAHIAVDVGTKEEVDRLADHARQRGTLLSPARITGDGYYEAVIADPEGNRIELVAEPDVK comes from the coding sequence ATGAAAATAGCACACGTCGCACTCTGGACCCGTCATCTCGAGGCTCAGGTTGCGTTCTGGCAACGGACTTTTGGCGGAATCAGTAATGAACGCTATGTCAGCAAAAACCGCGCCGGGTTTGAATCTCACTTCATTACGCTACTGGGGGGACCCACTATTGAACTGATGACCTTGCCGGAGTTGCCGGCCGCGCCGGAACATCCGGAGTTTGTCGGCTGGGCGCATATTGCGGTGGATGTGGGCACCAAGGAAGAGGTCGATCGCCTGGCCGACCATGCCCGTCAACGCGGCACATTATTGAGCCCTGCCCGTATCACGGGCGACGGCTACTACGAAGCCGTGATTGCCGATCCGGAGGGTAATCGGATAGAGCTGGTGGCTGAGCCGGACGTGAAATAG
- a CDS encoding cupin domain-containing protein encodes MAYQLNLNWPEFLEKYWQKRPVILKNAFPDFIDPITPDELAGLAMEAEVDSRLVSHANGEWQASHGPFEHFDDLGETGWSLLAQAVNHWHAPSAELVRPFRVLPDWRLDDLMISFSVPGGGVGPHIDQYDVFIIQGMGRRRWRVGDKLPLRQFCPHPALLHVEPFTPIIDEDLNAGDILYIPPGFPHDGFTHETALNYSVGFRGPNGRDLISSFADYALENDLGGEHYSDPDLTCREHPGRVEDHELNRLRTMMTDMINQPEDFKQWFGRFATTPRHELDIAPAQPLYKSDEIVGALMEGQVLKRLDGLRVLQVGDGFFINGEPLVTVNPDAADALCQYTFIGKNELGEALHHPAFAAELTGLVNQGYWFFDE; translated from the coding sequence ATGGCTTATCAGCTGAACCTTAACTGGCCCGAATTTTTAGAAAAATACTGGCAAAAACGACCCGTCATATTAAAGAACGCTTTCCCGGACTTTATCGATCCTATTACGCCGGACGAACTGGCCGGCCTGGCCATGGAAGCGGAGGTGGACAGCCGCCTGGTAAGCCATGCAAACGGGGAGTGGCAGGCCAGCCACGGGCCGTTTGAACACTTTGATGATCTGGGTGAAACCGGCTGGTCGCTGCTGGCCCAGGCCGTCAACCATTGGCATGCCCCGTCCGCCGAACTCGTGCGCCCGTTTCGGGTGCTGCCGGACTGGCGTTTGGACGATCTGATGATCTCCTTTTCCGTACCTGGGGGCGGCGTCGGACCGCATATCGATCAGTACGATGTCTTTATCATCCAGGGAATGGGCCGCCGCCGCTGGCGCGTCGGCGATAAACTGCCCCTTAGGCAGTTTTGCCCGCATCCGGCGCTGCTGCACGTTGAGCCGTTCACGCCAATCATTGATGAAGACCTCAATGCGGGGGATATTTTGTATATTCCGCCGGGCTTCCCGCACGACGGTTTCACCCACGAAACCGCCCTCAACTACTCGGTGGGTTTCCGCGGACCCAACGGCCGGGATTTAATCAGCAGTTTCGCCGACTATGCGCTGGAAAACGATCTCGGCGGCGAGCATTACAGCGATCCTGATTTAACCTGCCGGGAGCATCCGGGACGGGTTGAAGATCATGAGCTTAATCGCCTGCGTACGATGATGACCGATATGATTAATCAGCCGGAAGATTTTAAACAGTGGTTTGGCCGCTTCGCCACCACGCCGCGCCACGAGCTGGATATCGCTCCCGCCCAGCCGCTCTATAAGAGCGACGAGATTGTCGGCGCGCTGATGGAGGGCCAAGTCTTGAAACGCCTGGACGGTCTGAGGGTTCTGCAGGTCGGCGACGGCTTCTTCATCAATGGCGAACCGCTGGTTACGGTCAATCCCGACGCCGCCGACGCGCTGTGCCAATATACCTTTATCGGTAAAAATGAACTGGGGGAGGCGCTTCATCATCCGGCTTTTGCGGCTGAGCTGACCGGGCTGGTTAATCAGGGATACTGGTTCTTTGACGAGTAG
- a CDS encoding DeoR/GlpR family DNA-binding transcription regulator, with protein sequence MLDYAAFPNQRQVLIRRILEQEGRVVCVEMAAQLKVSEHTIRRDLQELSKEGICKKVYGGAVLQLPEAGSFINRKEQNIANKDMIAQACVGLITSDSCIFIDSGTTNLAIARALPEDIRLTAVTNSPAIAVELMKHPQSETIVLGGRIQKASGGSLGSTAVDQLRGIIFDQAFIGACAMAPETGLTGFDFEDCEFKKAVIKQSNQVVVALTAEKVPGVARYVVADPSEIDVMVVEESLRKEFINFFKTHDIRIITV encoded by the coding sequence ATGCTCGATTATGCAGCTTTTCCCAATCAACGGCAAGTCCTGATCCGCCGGATCCTTGAGCAGGAGGGAAGGGTGGTCTGTGTGGAAATGGCGGCGCAATTGAAGGTGTCTGAACACACCATTCGCCGGGATTTACAGGAGCTTAGCAAGGAAGGCATCTGTAAGAAAGTGTACGGCGGGGCAGTGCTTCAGCTACCGGAAGCCGGCAGTTTTATCAATCGCAAAGAGCAGAATATTGCAAACAAAGACATGATCGCGCAGGCCTGTGTGGGACTAATTACGTCCGATAGCTGTATTTTTATTGATTCAGGCACGACTAATCTCGCCATTGCCAGAGCACTGCCTGAGGATATCCGGCTGACGGCAGTAACAAATTCTCCTGCCATTGCCGTTGAGTTGATGAAACATCCCCAAAGTGAAACGATTGTGCTGGGTGGACGCATCCAGAAGGCGTCGGGTGGGAGCTTAGGCAGTACTGCTGTAGACCAGCTTCGGGGAATTATCTTCGACCAGGCTTTTATCGGCGCTTGTGCCATGGCTCCGGAAACCGGGCTGACGGGTTTTGATTTTGAGGACTGCGAGTTCAAGAAGGCCGTTATCAAACAGAGTAATCAGGTCGTCGTGGCCCTGACCGCGGAGAAAGTTCCTGGTGTGGCGCGTTATGTTGTCGCCGACCCAAGTGAAATTGATGTAATGGTTGTTGAGGAGAGTTTACGTAAGGAGTTTATTAACTTTTTCAAGACACATGATATTCGAATCATCACTGTCTGA
- a CDS encoding antitoxin Xre/MbcA/ParS toxin-binding domain-containing protein, translated as MDYYPAYGLDRDAGFRPLKSLAEVIEIFTSDKDSWGMAYWFRSPNSFLGAKRPQDLLGTQPELVIAAAQDEIQEICHG; from the coding sequence GTGGACTATTACCCCGCATACGGTCTTGATCGCGACGCCGGCTTTCGCCCGCTCAAGTCCTTAGCCGAGGTCATCGAAATCTTCACCAGCGACAAGGACAGCTGGGGCATGGCCTACTGGTTTCGCTCGCCAAACAGTTTCCTGGGGGCCAAACGGCCACAGGATCTGCTCGGTACGCAGCCTGAACTGGTGATTGCGGCTGCGCAGGATGAGATACAGGAGATCTGCCATGGTTAA